One region of Fusarium oxysporum f. sp. lycopersici 4287 chromosome 14, whole genome shotgun sequence genomic DNA includes:
- a CDS encoding hypothetical protein (At least one base has a quality score < 10) produces the protein MEFQQSPLAKFDNSPAESLMSIPGDGYASLFAVTTPSASSTMNPMQMMTPKSYSEDQTASFTHIKEEEGITSTPSPSPSPAPEKKTTKKRKSWGQVLPEPKTHLPPRKRAKTEDEKEQRRVERVLRNRRAAQSSRERKRQEVEALEKRNQELKAAFKQAQEANARLMMELEKMRRSSGVAAHSSPLESFRENPSLSQELFSSQTTHKAMEELISPNATVDPTTLSPCLSPVAEASEEIPEPIKEAMPEQTESTSPDLTQLSHVGGDAQVVPVIANLGGANLGLAPAASDDAAFSLGDSYFLSATADADRLVFESGYLSSLNSSIIGDDNMVGDALTFNLNEDFDLFDVDGANAISSDPMATSDFAAAINGLEPKIYEPEIQVP, from the exons ATGGAGTTTCAACAATCACCACTGGCCAAGTTCGACAACTCGCCGGCCGAGTCCCTCATGTCAATCCCTGGAGATGGTTACGCCTCACTATTCGCTGTTACCACTCCTAGCGCTAGTTCAACCATGAACCCAATGCAGATGATGACCCCCAAGTCTTATTCCGAAGATCAGACAGCCTCTTTCACCCACatcaaggaagaggagggcattacatcaacaccatcaccatcaccatctcccGCCcctgagaagaagaccaCAAAGAAGCGCAAGTCATGGGGACAAGTCCTTCCTGAGCCCAAGACACATCTTCCTCCTAG AAAACGAGCCAAGACTGAGGATGAAAAGGAGCAGCGTCGTGTCGAGCGTGTTCTCCGAAACCGCCGCGCTGCCCAGTCTTCTCGTGAACGCAAGAGGCAAGAGgttgaggctcttgagaagagGAACCAAGAACTCAAGGCTGCTTTCAAGCAGGCTCAAGAAGCCAACGCCAGACTCATGATGGAACTCGAGAAGATGCGACGCTCATCAGGTGTCGCTGCCCACTCTTCTCCCCTTGAGTCTTTCCGTGAGAACCCCTCTCTATCACAAGAGCTCTTCAGCTCTCAAACCACACACAAGGCTATGGAGGAACTTATCTCTCCTAACGCCACTGTCGACCCTACGACACTCTCTCCTTGTCTATCACCTGTCGCTGAAGCATCCGAGGAGATCCCTGAGCCCATCAAGGAGGCCATGCCTGAACAGACTGAAAGCACCTCTCCCGACCTGACACAAC TGTCACATGTCGGCGGAGATGCCCAAGTCGTTCCTGTCATCGCTAACCTCGGTGGAGCCAACCTCGGCCTGGCCCCTGCAGCTTCAGATGATGCTGCTTTCAGCCTTGGCGACTCTTACTTTCTGTCAGCGACCGCTGATGCAGATCGCCTTGTCTTTGAGAGCGGGTATCTCTCTTCACTCAACTCCTCAATTATTGGCGACGATAATATGGTTGGTGACGCTCTCACGTTCAACCTCAACGAAGACTTCGACCTCTTCGACGTCGACGGCGCAAACGCCATCTCGTCAGACCCTATGGCAACGAGCGACTTTGCCGCTGCGATCAACGGCCTCGAGCCCAAGATCTACGAACCTGAGATTCAAGTCCCTTAA